From the Pseudarthrobacter sp. MM222 genome, one window contains:
- a CDS encoding flagellar FliJ family protein, whose translation MNREFSLAGLLRLRQIQQDQAATGLARARSRSSSVRAREAAARRDLGATDDPISSSASLRAIAAARSSSHSMLADLQSLGRIAETEEADARSEFIAARTRSVGLEKLQARHHAEVTTEDLRAEQSALDEIASTVWHRDEQQVKQ comes from the coding sequence ATGAACCGCGAATTCTCCCTGGCTGGCCTCCTGCGCCTCCGCCAGATCCAGCAGGACCAGGCCGCCACCGGGCTGGCGCGCGCCCGCTCGCGCTCCAGCTCCGTCCGGGCCCGGGAAGCTGCGGCCCGCCGGGACCTGGGTGCCACCGACGATCCCATCTCCAGTTCCGCCTCGCTGCGCGCCATCGCCGCCGCGCGGTCCTCGTCCCACAGCATGCTCGCGGACCTGCAAAGCCTCGGCCGGATTGCGGAGACCGAGGAAGCCGACGCGCGCAGCGAGTTCATCGCCGCACGCACCCGGTCCGTCGGCCTGGAAAAGCTGCAGGCCCGCCACCACGCGGAGGTCACCACCGAGGACCTCCGGGCCGAACAATCCGCACTGGACGAAATCGCCTCCACCGTGTGGCACCGCGACGAGCAGCAGGTGAAGCAATGA
- a CDS encoding C40 family peptidase: MSMTEAIGRMQGIQSMIAELTRPATETNAAAVKSAAASSLATATGNGDAASFSQALTAALGGTAGTDAASLANGLGLDGTTAVGALRGLTAPGAVAGGAVTGTDVVATAKKYIGVPYVWGGTNPATGMDCSGFTQRVFKDLGIEIPRVVSDQMRQGTPVASLAEAKPGDLLVSFGGDHISIYLGNGKAIDAPVPGKTIQIRDAWEQHSNLTSIRRIVPAGAGA; this comes from the coding sequence ATGAGCATGACCGAAGCGATCGGCAGGATGCAGGGCATCCAGTCCATGATCGCGGAGCTGACACGCCCGGCCACGGAGACCAACGCCGCAGCAGTGAAGTCCGCGGCCGCGTCCTCGCTCGCCACCGCCACCGGCAACGGCGACGCCGCTTCGTTCAGCCAGGCGCTCACGGCAGCGCTGGGTGGAACCGCCGGAACCGACGCCGCATCCCTGGCGAACGGTTTGGGTCTCGACGGCACGACGGCGGTGGGAGCCCTGAGGGGACTCACCGCGCCGGGCGCCGTCGCCGGCGGCGCCGTCACCGGCACGGACGTCGTCGCCACGGCGAAGAAGTACATCGGCGTGCCCTACGTCTGGGGCGGCACCAACCCCGCCACGGGCATGGACTGCTCCGGGTTCACCCAGCGCGTCTTCAAGGACCTGGGCATCGAGATTCCCCGCGTCGTCAGTGACCAGATGCGGCAGGGCACCCCTGTCGCGTCCCTGGCCGAGGCCAAACCCGGCGACCTGCTGGTCAGCTTCGGCGGGGACCACATCTCCATCTACCTCGGCAACGGCAAGGCCATCGACGCGCCCGTGCCCGGGAAGACCATCCAGATCCGGGACGCCTGGGAGCAGCACTCGAACCTGACGTCCATCCGGCGCATCGTCCCGGCGGGGGCCGGAGCATGA
- a CDS encoding flagellar hook-length control protein FliK: protein MAPSAVQPTALAESTVPGSYPAAPSTGTPSVAGAARPKMPTSAFGSTATQPQPAAAPELPGVPGTPTQPQQAAAATQLASAGRSGTATPAAMPGTLPAISASAPVAAPLAAASTVVSVVPAGAAPQADAPVTQQTPTAVDLPQMPAAVDSGGSTPQGSAASAVPAAGADALTAVSSIAAQPAAAPAPSVPAAPAAPQQAAPAAAYPAPTLQPQLAKPLFTLVGAPQGQHIMTLQVTPEDLGPLTVRAQIDAAGVRIELFAPGDVGREAIRGILPELRKELADAGFGASLDVSDRSGPGGSSQDGAGRDSAGRDAGPDGRGSRGGSSPGGGYAPGEQRSGHRWDALADGAAMRTARTLNGPQTTLDILV from the coding sequence GTGGCACCCTCCGCCGTGCAGCCCACCGCCTTGGCGGAATCCACCGTTCCGGGCAGCTACCCCGCAGCGCCCTCGACGGGTACCCCTTCAGTCGCGGGCGCAGCACGACCGAAGATGCCGACCTCCGCCTTTGGTTCGACTGCCACCCAGCCCCAACCGGCGGCCGCCCCCGAGCTTCCCGGCGTCCCTGGCACCCCCACCCAGCCGCAGCAGGCGGCCGCCGCCACTCAACTGGCGTCCGCCGGCCGGTCAGGCACCGCAACTCCAGCCGCCATGCCGGGGACGCTGCCGGCCATCAGCGCTTCTGCTCCTGTAGCAGCGCCGCTAGCCGCGGCGTCGACCGTGGTATCGGTGGTCCCCGCCGGCGCTGCTCCCCAAGCCGACGCCCCCGTCACCCAGCAGACGCCCACCGCCGTCGACCTTCCGCAGATGCCCGCCGCCGTTGATTCTGGCGGCAGCACACCGCAAGGATCTGCCGCGTCCGCGGTACCGGCCGCAGGCGCGGACGCCCTGACGGCAGTGAGCTCCATCGCCGCGCAGCCGGCGGCGGCACCCGCGCCTTCGGTGCCGGCTGCCCCGGCCGCGCCGCAGCAGGCGGCGCCCGCTGCTGCGTACCCCGCCCCAACCCTGCAGCCGCAGCTGGCCAAGCCGCTCTTCACCTTGGTAGGAGCCCCGCAGGGACAGCACATCATGACCTTGCAGGTGACGCCCGAGGACCTCGGTCCGCTGACGGTCCGGGCCCAGATTGATGCGGCGGGCGTCCGGATCGAGCTGTTTGCTCCGGGAGATGTGGGGCGCGAGGCGATCAGGGGCATCCTGCCCGAGCTTCGGAAGGAACTGGCCGATGCCGGCTTCGGCGCCAGCCTCGACGTTTCCGACCGCAGCGGCCCCGGCGGCTCCAGCCAGGACGGCGCAGGCCGGGACAGCGCAGGCCGGGACGCGGGCCCGGACGGCCGTGGGAGCCGCGGCGGCTCCAGCCCGGGCGGCGGATACGCCCCCGGCGAGCAGCGCAGCGGTCACCGCTGGGATGCGCTGGCGGACGGAGCCGCAATGCGCACCGCCAGAACCCTGAACGGCCCCCAAACCACTCTCGACATTCTTGTCTGA
- a CDS encoding flagellar hook assembly protein FlgD: MTIQPIASQPIAAAGETSPAAAVRAPVQTMDSDVFMSLLVAQLKNQNPSAPMDTNQMMSQTIQLSMMEKMSELTTSSKEGFSLQMRSAAAQLIGQSVGYTLDDGTTGTGTASSVSYAGTVPTVKVGDLSIPLDSITGLTAPAAS, translated from the coding sequence ATGACGATCCAGCCCATCGCCTCCCAGCCCATCGCGGCTGCGGGGGAGACCTCCCCGGCAGCTGCCGTGCGGGCACCCGTGCAGACCATGGACTCGGATGTCTTCATGTCCCTCCTGGTGGCACAGCTCAAGAACCAGAACCCGAGCGCCCCCATGGACACCAACCAGATGATGAGCCAGACCATCCAGCTCTCCATGATGGAAAAGATGTCCGAGCTGACCACCAGCAGCAAGGAAGGGTTCTCCCTCCAGATGCGCTCGGCCGCCGCCCAACTGATTGGCCAATCCGTCGGCTACACGCTCGACGACGGAACCACCGGAACCGGCACTGCCAGCTCGGTGTCCTACGCCGGAACGGTCCCGACCGTGAAAGTCGGCGACCTGTCCATCCCTCTCGACTCCATCACCGGGCTCACTGCTCCGGCCGCTTCCTAA
- a CDS encoding flagellar hook protein FlgE, with product MLRSLYSGISGLRAHQTMLDVTGNNIANVNTAGFKASSTQFQDTLSQVQQGATGPQAETGGTNPAQVGLGVRVAGVSTNFSQGSSQSTGRATDLMISGDGFFVTSKGGNQLFTRAGSFSPDAANQLVSPDGGILQGWPATNGVIDAGGPVGDITLNPNTMVAKETNAVTLDGNLPSDAPDNTKLDRLVKVYDAAGAERSLTVTFTKAGSTWNMAATDNGTTSNGSVTYTDGQRTAGGNFTVNGITIDVSKVSGYATMSSLAVSGQNGAAVGKLESYTLGNDGSLIGSFSNGIKEVLAKIALAKFTNPAGLEKSGGSSYVATGNSGGVQLGAAGDPGMGTLTGGTLEMSNVDLSQEFTNLIVAQRGFQANARIITTSDEVLQELGNLKR from the coding sequence ATGCTCCGCTCGCTGTACTCCGGAATCTCCGGCCTTCGCGCCCACCAGACCATGCTGGACGTAACCGGCAACAACATCGCCAACGTCAACACCGCCGGCTTCAAGGCGTCCTCCACCCAGTTCCAGGACACCCTCTCGCAGGTGCAGCAGGGCGCCACGGGCCCGCAGGCCGAGACCGGCGGCACCAACCCCGCCCAGGTCGGTCTGGGTGTCCGGGTAGCCGGTGTCAGCACCAACTTCAGCCAGGGCTCCTCGCAGAGCACCGGCCGCGCCACCGACCTGATGATTTCCGGTGACGGGTTCTTCGTCACCAGCAAGGGCGGCAACCAGCTCTTCACCCGCGCCGGCTCATTCAGCCCGGACGCGGCAAACCAGCTGGTCAGCCCCGACGGCGGCATCCTGCAGGGCTGGCCGGCCACCAACGGCGTCATCGATGCCGGCGGTCCCGTCGGCGACATCACCCTGAACCCCAACACCATGGTGGCCAAGGAAACCAACGCCGTCACACTGGACGGGAACCTCCCCAGCGACGCCCCCGATAACACCAAGCTCGATCGCCTCGTCAAGGTCTATGACGCCGCCGGCGCGGAACGCAGCCTCACGGTGACCTTCACCAAGGCCGGAAGCACGTGGAACATGGCAGCGACCGACAATGGAACCACCTCCAACGGTTCGGTGACCTACACGGACGGCCAGCGCACTGCGGGCGGCAACTTCACCGTCAACGGCATCACCATCGACGTTTCCAAGGTCTCCGGCTACGCGACGATGAGCTCCCTGGCGGTCAGCGGCCAGAACGGCGCCGCCGTCGGCAAGCTTGAGTCCTACACTCTGGGCAACGACGGCTCCCTGATCGGATCCTTCAGCAACGGCATCAAGGAGGTCCTGGCCAAGATCGCGCTCGCCAAGTTCACCAACCCGGCGGGTCTCGAAAAGTCCGGCGGATCGTCCTATGTAGCGACCGGCAATTCCGGCGGCGTGCAGCTGGGTGCTGCCGGTGACCCCGGGATGGGGACCCTGACCGGCGGGACCCTGGAGATGTCCAACGTGGACCTGTCTCAGGAGTTCACCAACCTGATTGTGGCGCAGCGCGGCTTCCAGGCCAACGCCCGCATCATCACCACCTCCGATGAGGTGCTCCAGGAACTCGGCAACCTCAAGCGCTAA
- a CDS encoding flagellar FlbD family protein, with product MIVVTRLNGTRFAVNPDLIERIHESPDTHLVTLDGAAYVVLESLAEVVELIADYRAYVLSKARDFPAVTGYPLSLVPASDPAGDPSRPAPEKPRK from the coding sequence ATGATCGTCGTCACACGCCTTAACGGAACGCGCTTCGCGGTCAATCCGGACCTGATTGAACGGATCCACGAGAGCCCGGACACGCACCTGGTGACGCTCGACGGCGCCGCCTACGTGGTCCTCGAGAGCCTCGCCGAAGTCGTCGAGCTTATCGCTGACTACCGGGCCTACGTCCTCAGCAAGGCGCGGGACTTTCCCGCCGTGACGGGCTACCCGCTGAGCCTGGTCCCGGCGTCGGACCCCGCGGGCGATCCCAGCCGCCCCGCACCTGAAAAACCAAGAAAGTAA
- a CDS encoding motility protein A → MDPATVIGLLIAFGSLIAMVLLEGGSISSLLLPAPMILVFGATLAIGLASNTIKDVIQAFKAVPGMFIGKTSKPQDSIDQVVRFAEKARSEGLLSLEEESVSVKDPFLARALQNIADGTDAEDLRMQMEDEIDTKARSDHANSKFFASLGGFAPTVGIVGTVVSLTHVLENLSKPDELGHMIAAAFVATLWGLLSANFIWLPFSGRLARLSELDIERRTLLMEGMLAVQAGAQPLLLAERLRAMVPEHQLRSPGKGSKTADKDAEKMDQAA, encoded by the coding sequence ATGGATCCCGCAACAGTCATCGGGCTGCTCATCGCCTTTGGCTCCCTCATCGCCATGGTGCTCCTGGAAGGCGGCAGCATCAGCTCACTGCTGCTGCCCGCCCCCATGATCCTGGTCTTCGGGGCCACCCTGGCGATCGGACTGGCCAGCAACACGATTAAGGACGTCATCCAGGCGTTCAAAGCCGTGCCGGGAATGTTCATCGGGAAAACCTCGAAGCCGCAGGACAGCATCGACCAGGTGGTCCGGTTCGCCGAGAAGGCGCGCAGCGAGGGCCTGCTGTCGCTCGAGGAAGAGTCCGTCAGCGTCAAGGACCCCTTCCTGGCCCGTGCGCTGCAGAACATCGCCGACGGAACGGACGCCGAAGACCTCCGGATGCAGATGGAGGACGAAATCGACACGAAGGCGCGCAGCGACCACGCCAACTCCAAATTCTTCGCGAGCCTCGGCGGCTTTGCCCCAACCGTGGGCATCGTCGGAACCGTTGTGTCCCTGACCCACGTCCTGGAAAATCTGTCCAAGCCGGACGAACTGGGGCACATGATCGCCGCCGCCTTCGTTGCCACCCTCTGGGGGCTGCTGTCCGCCAACTTCATCTGGCTTCCCTTCAGCGGACGCCTAGCACGGCTGTCCGAACTCGACATTGAACGCCGCACGCTGCTCATGGAAGGCATGCTCGCCGTGCAGGCCGGCGCCCAGCCGCTGCTGCTTGCCGAGCGGCTCCGTGCCATGGTCCCGGAGCACCAGCTCAGGAGCCCCGGTAAGGGCAGCAAGACGGCAGACAAAGACGCAGAAAAGATGGACCAGGCCGCGTGA
- a CDS encoding OmpA/MotB family protein, with translation MSSRRRPRKKPEEHHVDERWMASYMDMVTVLMCLFIVLYAMSTVDANKFEKLRNSLATGFGTESTQTVDTAEGTVVPADLADADLEAFAAEQAAEPAAQPAAPTTPPEALEAAIKEVDRLRALEAQMKAGLAAAGLTENVEFQIDQRGLTVKLIGSQTFFAPDRPELTARASEVLQIISPILGSAALEIMVEGHAANGITAYPSTWELSSARSVNVLRYMVDRGGIAPGTIGAVAFGSARQVNDDSTPELMERNRRVDIVIISDQPDVVRALIPEVLKLNQK, from the coding sequence GTGAGTTCCAGGCGGCGCCCACGCAAAAAGCCGGAAGAGCACCACGTCGACGAACGCTGGATGGCCTCCTACATGGACATGGTCACGGTGCTCATGTGCCTGTTCATCGTCCTGTACGCCATGTCCACGGTGGACGCGAACAAGTTCGAGAAGCTGCGGAACTCCCTCGCTACTGGCTTCGGGACGGAGTCCACTCAGACGGTCGACACGGCCGAGGGTACCGTGGTGCCGGCGGACCTCGCTGACGCCGACCTGGAGGCCTTCGCCGCCGAGCAGGCGGCCGAACCCGCCGCGCAACCCGCTGCCCCCACGACTCCACCCGAGGCGCTGGAAGCAGCCATCAAGGAAGTAGACCGGCTGCGCGCCCTCGAGGCGCAGATGAAGGCTGGGCTGGCTGCCGCTGGACTCACCGAGAACGTGGAGTTCCAGATCGACCAGCGCGGGCTGACCGTCAAACTGATCGGATCGCAAACCTTCTTCGCCCCGGACCGGCCGGAACTGACAGCACGCGCCTCCGAGGTCCTGCAGATCATTTCCCCGATCCTCGGCTCGGCCGCCCTGGAAATCATGGTGGAGGGCCACGCGGCGAACGGCATCACCGCGTACCCGTCCACCTGGGAGCTATCCTCGGCGCGGTCCGTCAACGTCCTGCGGTACATGGTGGACCGCGGCGGAATCGCCCCCGGAACCATTGGCGCCGTCGCCTTCGGGTCCGCCCGGCAGGTCAATGACGATTCCACCCCGGAGTTGATGGAACGCAACCGCCGGGTGGACATTGTGATCATCTCCGACCAGCCCGACGTCGTCCGTGCCCTGATTCCCGAGGTCCTGAAGCTCAACCAGAAATAG
- a CDS encoding flagellar motor switch protein FliM — MSVLDEREVVRERTVSVYDFRRPATLAREHSRVLELAFETFARQWGTQLTAKVRVKSVVRLEDVRMVSYDEYAASLPAVTAMVLCAVEAHDSKLVVQFPAPAALGWVNRMLGASNDAPMPDRKFTQIEQALIKGLMDEALEDLGYSLGPLLSETVRVDTIQYNSQFAQAAAPSELMIVAAFSMNVGNISAPATLAVPASILLGRLKKVNPTDNRGDASARVSAQLERVPVELSVRLSTSFVTPSQVLGLAVGDVLTLPHLENRPFDVTLDGTRLATAAPARNGSRAAAVIVTIEENHR; from the coding sequence GTGAGTGTTCTGGATGAGCGGGAAGTGGTACGGGAGCGGACCGTTAGCGTCTATGACTTCCGGCGTCCCGCGACGCTCGCCCGAGAACACAGCAGGGTCCTGGAACTGGCCTTTGAAACCTTCGCGCGCCAATGGGGCACCCAACTGACCGCCAAAGTCCGGGTCAAATCCGTGGTCCGGCTCGAAGACGTGCGCATGGTCAGCTACGACGAGTACGCCGCGTCCCTGCCCGCCGTCACGGCCATGGTGCTGTGCGCCGTCGAGGCCCACGATTCCAAACTTGTGGTGCAGTTCCCCGCCCCCGCGGCGCTCGGCTGGGTGAACCGCATGCTCGGAGCCTCGAATGACGCGCCGATGCCGGACCGCAAGTTCACCCAGATCGAACAGGCCCTGATCAAGGGGCTCATGGACGAGGCCCTCGAAGACCTCGGCTACTCCCTCGGACCGCTGCTGAGCGAGACCGTCCGGGTCGATACCATCCAGTACAACTCCCAGTTCGCCCAGGCCGCCGCGCCGAGCGAACTGATGATCGTGGCCGCGTTCAGCATGAACGTCGGCAACATCAGCGCCCCGGCCACCCTGGCTGTCCCGGCCAGCATCCTGCTGGGGCGGCTCAAGAAGGTCAACCCCACGGACAACCGCGGGGACGCCTCGGCGCGGGTCAGCGCCCAGCTGGAGCGCGTGCCGGTCGAACTCTCGGTCCGGCTCTCGACGTCGTTCGTCACCCCCAGCCAGGTCCTCGGACTCGCCGTGGGGGACGTCCTGACCTTGCCGCACCTGGAAAACCGGCCGTTTGACGTCACCCTGGACGGTACCAGGCTGGCCACCGCAGCCCCGGCCCGCAACGGATCCCGGGCAGCTGCCGTCATTGTCACAATCGAGGAGAACCACCGATGA
- the fliN gene encoding flagellar motor switch protein FliN, with product MSITLTQHELSAERLVEELPSPVALKVVALVPSRAAATYARQAVTATFVGSVTADLALMLSDRTFLDEAAGAGSQLGHVAVTDVLRPAMESASSVFGAGVLSDLRESDASGLLSDPDTAVFELSDGANAAAWFAVRLREHSAGPDRGELFAGGDVAAGRLGRINNIEMALTVEIGRTRMSVRDVLSLEPGKVIELDRSAGAPADVLLNGRLIAHGEVVVLDQDYAVRITRILDVAEGLS from the coding sequence ATGAGCATCACCCTGACCCAGCACGAACTGTCGGCGGAGCGGCTTGTCGAGGAGCTGCCCAGCCCAGTGGCCCTCAAGGTGGTCGCCCTGGTGCCTTCCCGGGCTGCGGCTACGTACGCCCGCCAAGCAGTCACCGCAACCTTCGTCGGTTCGGTCACCGCGGATCTCGCCCTGATGCTGAGCGACCGCACCTTCCTCGACGAGGCGGCCGGGGCGGGATCCCAGCTCGGGCACGTCGCCGTGACCGATGTGCTGCGCCCCGCAATGGAAAGCGCCAGCTCCGTCTTCGGTGCCGGGGTCCTGAGCGACCTGCGGGAATCCGACGCCTCCGGACTGCTCTCCGACCCGGACACCGCCGTCTTCGAACTTTCCGACGGCGCCAACGCCGCGGCCTGGTTCGCCGTCCGCCTCCGTGAGCACAGCGCCGGTCCCGACCGCGGCGAGCTGTTCGCCGGCGGGGACGTCGCGGCCGGGCGCCTGGGCCGGATCAACAACATCGAGATGGCCCTGACCGTGGAGATCGGACGCACCCGGATGTCGGTCCGCGACGTGCTCTCCCTGGAACCGGGCAAGGTCATCGAACTGGACCGGTCCGCGGGCGCCCCCGCGGACGTCCTGCTCAACGGGCGGCTGATTGCGCACGGCGAAGTCGTCGTCCTGGACCAGGACTACGCCGTCCGGATCACCCGGATCCTCGACGTCGCCGAGGGGCTCAGCTGA
- the fliO gene encoding flagellar biosynthetic protein FliO, translated as MDTLILGLRVLVALGAVLGLMWFLQRRLGQGTGRRRADRALTIVSRQSVGQKASVVVVDAAGQRFLLGVTEHAVNVLHTGDIPAEAEEPAAAVTPRGSGDFARILSGFGPLSSADGDEAPVRSGEAEDAVPLSRRSTLHRDTHGRGHASRTGAPGHPPIHGSILAGSTWKQAAAALRSGRRN; from the coding sequence ATGGACACACTGATCCTCGGGCTGCGGGTACTCGTGGCCCTGGGCGCGGTGCTGGGCCTCATGTGGTTTCTGCAACGACGGCTCGGCCAGGGCACCGGCCGCCGGCGGGCTGACCGCGCGCTGACCATCGTCAGCCGCCAGAGCGTCGGCCAAAAGGCCTCCGTCGTCGTGGTCGACGCCGCGGGCCAACGATTCCTCCTCGGCGTCACCGAGCACGCCGTCAATGTCCTGCACACCGGCGATATTCCGGCGGAAGCCGAAGAGCCGGCCGCCGCCGTGACCCCGCGCGGATCCGGGGACTTCGCCCGGATCCTCTCGGGCTTCGGGCCCCTCTCCAGTGCCGACGGCGACGAGGCACCGGTCCGTTCCGGCGAAGCCGAGGACGCCGTCCCGCTGTCCCGCCGCAGCACCCTCCACCGGGACACCCATGGCCGCGGCCACGCCAGCCGTACTGGCGCCCCGGGACACCCCCCGATTCACGGGTCGATACTTGCCGGCTCCACGTGGAAGCAGGCCGCCGCCGCTCTCAGGAGCGGACGCCGCAATTGA
- the fliP gene encoding flagellar type III secretion system pore protein FliP (The bacterial flagellar biogenesis protein FliP forms a type III secretion system (T3SS)-type pore required for flagellar assembly.), whose protein sequence is MLGLAAVLLAVLLLWLNASAGHAAPILPAPPVAPTDPANPDDGSVNIEINGMDGKPSTAVLTLIGITILSVAPALLLMMTSFTKIFVVLAMTRNALSLPSIPPNQVLAGLSLFLSIFVMWPVINEMNNLGIQPYLNGTLDFNGAVGAASGPLQQFMLAHTREEDIALMSRAAGAENPATPEAVPLQTLIPAFMISELRAAFIIGFVIFIPFLVIDLVVSAALMSMGMMMLPPVMISLPFKILLFILVDGWGLIITSLIQSYSGTG, encoded by the coding sequence GTGTTGGGGCTCGCCGCCGTCCTCCTCGCCGTCCTGCTGCTGTGGCTGAACGCCTCCGCCGGCCACGCCGCCCCCATCCTTCCCGCGCCGCCGGTGGCCCCGACGGACCCGGCGAACCCCGACGACGGCAGCGTCAACATCGAAATCAACGGCATGGACGGCAAACCGTCCACGGCCGTGCTGACGCTGATCGGGATCACGATTCTCTCCGTCGCGCCGGCGCTGCTGCTGATGATGACGTCGTTCACCAAGATTTTCGTGGTGCTGGCCATGACCCGCAATGCGCTCTCACTGCCGTCCATCCCGCCCAACCAGGTGCTTGCCGGCCTGTCCCTGTTCCTCTCGATCTTCGTGATGTGGCCCGTCATCAACGAGATGAACAACCTCGGGATCCAGCCCTACCTCAACGGCACCCTGGACTTCAACGGTGCCGTCGGCGCCGCCTCCGGACCCCTCCAGCAGTTCATGCTGGCCCACACGCGGGAGGAGGATATCGCCCTCATGTCCCGGGCCGCGGGAGCCGAGAACCCGGCCACGCCGGAGGCCGTGCCGCTGCAGACCCTCATCCCCGCCTTCATGATTTCCGAGCTGCGTGCCGCCTTCATCATCGGCTTCGTCATCTTCATCCCGTTCCTCGTGATCGACCTCGTGGTCTCCGCGGCGCTGATGTCGATGGGCATGATGATGCTCCCGCCGGTAATGATCTCGCTGCCATTCAAGATCCTGCTGTTCATCCTCGTGGACGGCTGGGGACTGATCATCACCTCGCTGATCCAAAGTTATTCGGGCACCGGATGA
- the fliQ gene encoding flagellar biosynthesis protein FliQ produces the protein MNANAVLDICLQAMIVAAKLSAPVLVTALVVGLAISLLQSITQLQEATLSFVPKAAAVAVALVICGHWMISEMVAFTNDLFAKIPSLLGGL, from the coding sequence ATGAACGCCAACGCCGTCCTGGACATCTGCCTCCAGGCGATGATCGTGGCCGCCAAACTGTCCGCCCCCGTGCTGGTCACGGCGCTGGTGGTCGGCCTGGCCATCTCGCTGCTGCAGTCCATCACGCAGCTGCAGGAAGCCACACTGTCCTTCGTGCCGAAGGCCGCCGCCGTCGCTGTGGCCCTCGTGATCTGCGGGCACTGGATGATCTCCGAGATGGTCGCCTTCACCAATGACCTCTTCGCCAAGATCCCGTCCCTGCTCGGAGGCCTGTGA
- a CDS encoding flagellar biosynthetic protein FliR gives MGIPIDPTWLEVLLLATVRMTAFLIVAPPFAHQAFPARIKAMLGLGLGLAVSQRVAGGYAPRDTAGFLTGVVLELITGLALGFLVMVIFAAIQSAGSLIDLFSGFQMAQAFDPQMMVNGAQFTRLLQMAALALLFASDGYQLVITGLTGSFAALPLAGGIDLGQPVEAMTTAVTGMFLAAVQIAGPLIVVLFLADVGLGLLTRVAPALNAFSLGFPLKILLTLALAGFMFLALPRIVSSLAGQAAKTVLGVG, from the coding sequence GTGGGCATCCCGATCGACCCGACGTGGCTGGAAGTGCTCCTGCTGGCCACCGTCCGGATGACGGCATTCCTGATCGTGGCACCTCCCTTCGCCCACCAGGCGTTCCCGGCCCGGATCAAGGCGATGCTCGGGCTCGGTCTGGGCCTCGCCGTGTCGCAGCGCGTCGCGGGAGGCTACGCACCGCGGGACACCGCCGGCTTCCTGACCGGCGTGGTGCTGGAGCTCATCACCGGCCTGGCCCTGGGCTTCCTCGTTATGGTCATCTTCGCCGCCATCCAGTCCGCCGGCAGCCTGATCGACCTCTTCAGCGGATTCCAGATGGCCCAGGCCTTCGACCCCCAGATGATGGTCAACGGCGCACAGTTCACCCGGCTCCTGCAGATGGCGGCCCTGGCACTGCTGTTCGCCTCCGACGGCTACCAACTCGTCATCACCGGCCTGACCGGCAGCTTCGCCGCCCTGCCCCTCGCCGGCGGAATCGACCTCGGCCAGCCGGTGGAGGCGATGACGACGGCGGTCACCGGCATGTTCCTTGCCGCCGTCCAGATCGCCGGACCGCTGATCGTGGTGCTGTTCCTCGCCGACGTCGGGCTCGGCCTGCTGACCCGCGTGGCGCCGGCACTTAATGCGTTCTCCCTTGGTTTCCCGCTGAAAATCCTCCTGACGCTGGCGCTGGCCGGCTTCATGTTCCTGGCCCTGCCGAGGATCGTCTCCAGCCTCGCCGGACAGGCCGCGAAGACAGTGCTGGGGGTGGGCTGA